One region of Halomicrobium sp. LC1Hm genomic DNA includes:
- a CDS encoding metal-dependent transcriptional regulator — protein sequence MLSAKMEDYLKALYQLQRDEDGPVSTSSLADALDVTPPTASSMLDTLADAGFVEREKYKGAHLSPEGETVALEVVRHHRLLETYLTEHLGYDWSEVHDEADRLEHHISEEFERRVAAALGDPEVDPHGDPIPSETLEPLDEEFGETLGEHETGDEVVVERISDRDPDELAYLSERGIAPESRLEVVDVAPIGMVTVAIDDREVSLPDRVAELIHVRPVATEENTGTA from the coding sequence ATGTTGAGCGCGAAGATGGAGGACTACCTGAAAGCCCTCTACCAGCTCCAGCGTGACGAGGACGGTCCGGTCTCGACCTCGTCGCTGGCCGACGCACTTGACGTGACGCCGCCGACGGCATCGAGCATGCTCGATACGCTCGCCGACGCCGGCTTCGTCGAGCGCGAGAAGTACAAGGGAGCGCACCTCTCACCGGAGGGCGAGACCGTCGCGCTCGAAGTCGTCCGCCACCACCGGCTGCTGGAGACGTACCTCACCGAACACCTGGGGTACGACTGGTCGGAGGTCCACGACGAGGCCGACCGGCTCGAACACCACATCAGCGAGGAGTTCGAGCGCCGCGTCGCGGCCGCGCTGGGCGACCCCGAGGTCGATCCCCACGGCGACCCGATTCCCAGCGAGACCCTGGAGCCCCTCGACGAGGAGTTCGGCGAGACGCTGGGCGAACACGAGACCGGCGACGAGGTCGTCGTCGAGCGGATCAGCGACCGGGACCCCGACGAGCTGGCGTACCTCTCCGAGCGGGGGATCGCCCCAGAGAGCCGCTTGGAAGTCGTCGACGTGGCTCCGATCGGGATGGTCACCGTCGCCATCGACGACCGCGAGGTGTCGCTGCCCGACCGCGTCGCAGAACTGATACACGTTCGGCCCGTTGCTACAGAAGAGAACACGGGCACTGCCTGA
- a CDS encoding AsnC family transcriptional regulator: MDTLDDTDRQILELLLEDARRPYSEIGDAVDLSGPAVSDRIERLQERGLLRRFTVELDRQMLREGVSVLVELTVDPDIAADVATRLGTVDAVEHVLRTVDARLLFTATVPEADVTSLLEEWDLLQYVHEFDVRVLADTVWSPSVGSAELAPTCVECGNTVDDEGTSRVLDGTEYYFCCESCESRFVETYDQLRDGM, encoded by the coding sequence ATGGACACGCTCGACGACACGGATCGCCAGATCCTCGAACTGCTGTTAGAAGACGCCCGCCGGCCCTACAGCGAGATCGGCGACGCGGTCGATCTGTCCGGACCCGCGGTGTCGGACCGGATCGAACGGCTACAGGAGCGCGGGCTGTTGCGACGGTTCACGGTGGAACTCGACCGCCAGATGCTCCGAGAGGGCGTCTCCGTCCTCGTGGAACTGACCGTCGATCCGGACATCGCCGCCGACGTGGCGACGCGGCTGGGTACCGTCGACGCCGTCGAACACGTGCTTCGGACCGTCGACGCGCGACTCCTCTTTACCGCGACGGTGCCCGAGGCCGACGTAACGTCGCTGCTCGAAGAGTGGGACCTCCTCCAGTACGTCCACGAATTCGACGTGCGCGTCCTCGCCGACACCGTCTGGTCGCCAAGCGTCGGCTCTGCCGAGCTGGCCCCGACCTGTGTCGAGTGTGGCAACACCGTCGACGACGAGGGGACGAGCCGCGTCCTCGACGGGACGGAGTACTACTTCTGCTGTGAGTCCTGTGAGTCTCGGTTCGTCGAGACGTACGATCAGCTCCGGGACGGTATGTGA
- a CDS encoding MTH865 family protein, translating into MADKDDLREQFTEAFEEADYPISSPMDLVPALPNGPSTKFESGDFSMTAMELNTKLGGDFPYDSVDEFVDSVMEQLDDQDLL; encoded by the coding sequence ATGGCAGACAAAGACGACCTCAGAGAGCAGTTCACCGAAGCGTTCGAGGAAGCCGACTACCCGATCTCCAGTCCGATGGACCTCGTCCCGGCCCTGCCCAACGGGCCGTCGACGAAGTTCGAGTCCGGCGACTTCTCGATGACGGCGATGGAGCTCAACACCAAGCTCGGCGGGGACTTCCCCTACGACAGCGTCGACGAGTTCGTCGACAGCGTGATGGAACAGCTCGACGACCAGGACCTGCTGTAG
- a CDS encoding DJ-1/PfpI family protein, whose product MSDILMIVGDFGEDYEIMVPFQALQMVGHEVDAVCPEKEAGETIKTAVHDFRGDQTYMESRGHNFELNATLAEVTPSDYDALVVPGGRAPEYLRTHEPVLDAVRHFFEADKPVASLCHGPQILAAAGVLDGYEMTSFPAVRAECEAAGCSWVDEVVTDDNLVTGQAWPDHDEWLAQFLDLLGTDISHGEPVAADD is encoded by the coding sequence ATGAGTGATATCCTCATGATCGTCGGCGACTTCGGCGAAGACTACGAGATAATGGTCCCCTTCCAGGCGCTGCAGATGGTCGGCCACGAGGTCGACGCGGTCTGTCCGGAGAAGGAGGCCGGCGAGACGATCAAGACGGCCGTCCACGACTTCCGGGGCGACCAGACCTACATGGAGAGCCGCGGGCACAACTTCGAGCTGAACGCGACGCTGGCCGAGGTGACGCCCAGCGACTACGACGCGCTGGTCGTGCCGGGCGGGCGCGCGCCGGAGTATCTCCGGACCCACGAGCCGGTGCTCGACGCCGTGCGGCACTTCTTCGAGGCGGACAAGCCCGTCGCCTCGCTGTGTCACGGCCCACAGATCCTGGCGGCTGCCGGCGTCCTCGACGGGTACGAGATGACGTCTTTCCCTGCCGTCCGGGCGGAGTGTGAGGCGGCGGGGTGCTCGTGGGTCGACGAGGTCGTCACCGACGACAACCTCGTCACTGGCCAGGCCTGGCCGGACCACGACGAGTGGCTCGCACAGTTCCTCGACCTGCTGGGAACCGACATCAGCCACGGCGAACCGGTCGCGGCGGACGACTGA
- a CDS encoding hybrid sensor histidine kinase/response regulator encodes MTTPSSGREQLSVLVVDDSEFFAEMTAETLAEDHDFGTHAASDPKAALDYFSDNDVDCIVSDYEMPRMDGLEFLDAVREREPDVPFILLTGRGDEEVASEAIAAGVTDYLLKLEVVEDKQYGRLANRIRNVVSKRRTQAKYELLVDTSPDLIAQVAEDGTILAANPAMAEFTDIGREELVGQTLAAVLGAVGEDRTAVGQSVIEDGDPTHAEDQIDGRSFHNIYVPIDVHSHRPSFQLVSRNITERVERERELKRQNERLEEFASVVSHDMRNPLNVAQSALQLLEKDRGDDAELQARLTRSLDRMESLIDDVLTLAREGETVDDPSVVDLGTIARESWMVTDSGEAELVVDSTARIQADDGRLGSIFSNLYGNAVDHGCPPSDAEDAEDADPVTVTVSVTDDGFVVADDGCGMNLSTDEDPFEMGYSTDTEGTGMGLTIVERVAEAHGWSVELGESEDGGLAVEISGVTFVD; translated from the coding sequence GTGACAACGCCAAGCAGCGGTCGAGAACAACTCAGTGTCCTCGTCGTCGACGACAGCGAATTCTTCGCGGAGATGACCGCCGAGACGCTGGCCGAGGACCACGACTTCGGCACGCACGCGGCGAGCGACCCGAAAGCGGCTCTCGACTACTTCTCTGACAACGACGTGGACTGTATCGTGAGCGACTACGAGATGCCCCGAATGGACGGCCTGGAGTTCCTCGATGCGGTCAGGGAACGCGAGCCCGACGTCCCTTTTATTCTCCTCACCGGACGCGGGGACGAGGAGGTCGCCAGCGAGGCCATCGCCGCGGGCGTCACCGACTACCTGCTGAAGCTCGAAGTCGTCGAAGACAAGCAGTACGGACGCCTGGCAAACCGGATTCGCAACGTCGTCTCGAAGCGCCGCACCCAGGCCAAGTACGAGCTGCTGGTCGACACCTCTCCGGACCTGATCGCACAGGTCGCCGAGGACGGGACGATCCTCGCAGCCAACCCGGCGATGGCCGAGTTCACCGACATCGGCCGGGAGGAGCTCGTCGGCCAGACGCTGGCTGCGGTCCTCGGGGCGGTCGGCGAGGATCGGACCGCGGTCGGCCAGTCCGTCATCGAGGACGGCGATCCGACCCACGCGGAAGACCAGATCGACGGCCGTTCGTTTCACAACATCTACGTCCCGATCGACGTACACAGCCACCGGCCGTCGTTCCAGCTGGTCTCTCGGAACATCACGGAGCGCGTCGAGCGCGAACGGGAGCTCAAGCGCCAGAACGAGCGCCTCGAAGAGTTCGCCAGCGTCGTCAGCCACGACATGCGGAATCCGCTCAACGTGGCCCAGTCCGCACTCCAGCTGTTAGAGAAAGACAGGGGCGACGACGCCGAGCTGCAGGCGAGACTGACGCGCTCGCTCGACCGGATGGAGTCGCTGATCGACGACGTGTTGACACTCGCTCGCGAGGGCGAGACCGTCGACGACCCCAGCGTCGTCGACCTGGGCACGATCGCCCGCGAGAGCTGGATGGTGACCGACAGCGGCGAGGCGGAACTGGTGGTCGACTCCACGGCCCGAATTCAGGCCGACGACGGCCGTCTCGGGAGCATCTTCTCGAACCTCTACGGGAACGCCGTCGACCACGGCTGTCCTCCGTCGGACGCCGAGGACGCCGAGGACGCCGATCCGGTAACCGTCACCGTCAGCGTGACCGACGACGGGTTCGTCGTCGCCGACGACGGCTGTGGTATGAACCTCTCGACGGACGAGGACCCCTTCGAGATGGGATACTCGACCGACACCGAGGGGACCGGCATGGGACTGACCATCGTCGAGCGCGTGGCCGAGGCCCACGGCTGGTCGGTCGAGCTGGGCGAGAGCGAGGACGGCGGTCTGGCCGTCGAGATCAGCGGCGTCACCTTCGTCGACTGA
- a CDS encoding HAD-IIA family hydrolase — MSRGVIVDLDGTVYHGDDLVSGAATAVDSLRAASESLLFFSNNPTRSGAAYVDRLADLGVTVRPGEACSAADVTAEYLRARHADDDVFLVGTDSIAEILDTEGVALTDEPERADVLLAGWSPDFHYDDMVDALRAYDEAVTFLGTDPDRTFPGENGLPTPGSGAIVNAVAGVLEAEPDLILGKPSRRATQAALDRLGVPASDCLVVGDRLSTDIAMGERAGMETALVLSGATTRADLADSDVAPDHVLDSIAEIDTVLSDR; from the coding sequence ATGAGCCGCGGCGTGATCGTCGATCTCGACGGAACGGTGTATCACGGCGACGACCTCGTCTCTGGGGCCGCGACGGCGGTCGACTCCCTCAGGGCCGCCAGCGAGTCGCTCCTCTTCTTCTCGAACAACCCGACCCGGAGCGGTGCGGCCTACGTCGACCGGCTCGCCGACCTCGGTGTGACAGTCCGTCCGGGCGAGGCCTGTTCGGCGGCCGACGTGACCGCCGAGTACCTCCGGGCCCGCCACGCCGACGACGACGTGTTTCTCGTCGGCACGGACAGCATCGCGGAGATTCTCGACACCGAGGGGGTGGCGCTCACCGACGAGCCCGAGCGAGCCGACGTGTTGCTCGCGGGGTGGAGTCCCGACTTCCACTACGACGACATGGTCGACGCACTCCGGGCCTACGACGAGGCCGTGACCTTCCTCGGAACGGATCCGGACCGCACGTTTCCCGGTGAGAACGGCCTGCCGACGCCGGGGTCGGGAGCCATCGTCAACGCGGTCGCCGGTGTCCTCGAAGCGGAACCCGATCTGATCCTCGGCAAGCCGTCGCGACGGGCGACACAGGCGGCACTCGACAGGCTGGGCGTTCCGGCGTCGGACTGTCTCGTGGTCGGAGATCGCCTCTCGACGGACATCGCGATGGGCGAACGGGCCGGCATGGAGACCGCGCTGGTGCTCTCGGGTGCCACGACGCGGGCGGATCTCGCCGACAGCGACGTGGCACCCGACCACGTTCTCGACTCGATCGCCGAGATCGACACCGTTCTCTCCGACCGCTGA